One window from the genome of Moorena sp. SIOASIH encodes:
- a CDS encoding AAA-like domain-containing protein — translation MISKEAFEDKYRNMPWKRRQVLEAVVGGKTDQEIRDKVLKVYDKSSVRQHISKIYRDFDIEANGHDCRWEIVEIVNTYKPELVAEQALKNYGLSSPRPRADQEIYIERPPIEARCYQEIVKPAALIRIKAPKLMGKTLLIHKIIAHGKKQGYGKVYLNMNHLHFTNLDIFLKSFCLQVGRKLKLSNQLQTYWDDSFFTSVENCTTYFEEYLLDSLKSPLLLCLDNLDRVFHHQEIAEGFLTLLRSWHETGQFDESLKKLRLVVGHATEFYITLDINQSPFNVGLPIDLLEFDAQQVKRFAESYGLTLSVDSVTKLMTMVGGHPYLLSQAFDYLKNHQAADKTLDKLLDDFLDSAPTEAGIYRIHLLSLLTSIEEHPQLLEAVKLLVSTTNPVRLDTNITRNLESIELVQRHGNDCSLRCNLYRQYFSDRILGSRE, via the coding sequence ATGATTAGTAAAGAAGCCTTTGAAGACAAATATAGAAACATGCCTTGGAAAAGGCGACAAGTGTTGGAGGCGGTGGTGGGCGGCAAGACAGATCAAGAAATCAGAGACAAGGTGCTAAAAGTCTATGATAAATCTAGTGTAAGACAGCATATTTCTAAAATCTACCGAGACTTTGATATTGAAGCTAATGGTCATGATTGTCGTTGGGAAATAGTTGAAATCGTTAATACCTATAAGCCTGAGTTAGTGGCTGAACAAGCATTAAAAAATTACGGGTTGTCATCCCCTAGACCTAGAGCTGATCAAGAGATATATATTGAGCGCCCACCCATTGAAGCTCGTTGTTATCAGGAAATTGTTAAACCAGCAGCGTTAATTCGGATTAAAGCCCCGAAACTGATGGGCAAAACCTTACTGATTCATAAGATTATCGCCCATGGGAAAAAACAGGGTTATGGAAAGGTTTATTTAAATATGAATCATCTCCATTTTACTAATTTAGATATATTTTTAAAGTCGTTTTGTTTGCAAGTTGGTAGAAAACTGAAATTGTCTAATCAGTTACAGACCTATTGGGATGATAGTTTTTTTACCAGTGTAGAAAACTGCACCACCTACTTTGAAGAGTATTTGTTAGACTCTTTAAAAAGTCCGTTACTCTTGTGCTTGGATAACCTTGATCGAGTGTTTCACCATCAAGAGATTGCTGAAGGGTTTCTGACTTTGCTCCGTAGTTGGCATGAGACAGGCCAGTTTGACGAGAGTTTAAAAAAACTGCGGTTGGTGGTGGGTCATGCCACGGAATTTTACATTACTTTAGATATCAATCAGTCACCGTTTAATGTCGGATTACCTATAGATTTACTAGAGTTTGATGCTCAGCAGGTAAAACGCTTTGCCGAGAGTTATGGGTTGACGTTATCTGTGGATTCAGTAACGAAACTGATGACAATGGTGGGGGGACATCCTTATTTATTGTCCCAAGCTTTTGATTATCTGAAGAATCACCAAGCAGCAGATAAAACCCTGGATAAATTACTGGATGACTTTTTGGATTCAGCTCCCACAGAAGCAGGAATTTATCGCATTCATCTGCTCTCACTCTTAACTAGTATTGAAGAGCATCCCCAATTGCTGGAAGCGGTTAAACTATTAGTTAGTACAACCAACCCAGTGCGCCTAGATACTAATATCACTCGCAATTTGGAAAGTATTGAACTAGTGCAACGCCATGGTAATGATTGTAGTTTGAGATGTAATTTGTATCGTCAGTATTTTAGCGATCGCATTTTAGGGAGTAGGGAGTAG
- a CDS encoding AAA-like domain-containing protein, with amino-acid sequence MVHSSHCSLLPTPCSLKPRNLYLTELQTAVMTNQQSTVYKVGGSLPHDQPTYVTRQADHELFQALMAGEFCYVLNSRQMGKSSLRVRTMEKLTKAGVACASIDVTTIGNQLTSQQWYGSLIRSLAKSLKLKEKIKVIPWLKERDVFSPVQWLDEFIESVILKEISEPIVIFLDEIDSIIQVKFKDDFFALIRACYNQRAENPAYNRLTFCLLGVATPSELIQDKQCTPFNIGRGIQLTGFTVEEAKPPLLPGLVGKVDNPEQILGEIVNWTGGQPFLTQRVCRLVVETSESGNSLSVAQIVRTQIIENWETQDEPEHLKTIRDRILTNEQRAGSRLLGLYQQVLDHGSLAADGTEEQTELRLSGLVVERHGCLEVNNRIYGEVFGPDWVKKELARLRPYSEAFTAWVDSGCKDESRLLRGQALEQAEQWSRGKALSDLDSQFLRASQVLDKGEVQKALAAEKEASKTLAKAQGKAKGTIRRGGIVLGLFLIVAIVTGIKARQEIQQAKLATRLEQKGRRILGQLPDNVYDGTSTREETLLYEAMETGQDLFNIVKDGRPLDKYPATSPLNALQQSISKFRERAVVLRGHQDRVSSLAFSPDGKRLATASDDNTARIWDNQGNQIAVLTGHQDRVSSLAFSPDGQRLATASDDNTARIWDNQGNQIGVVTWHQDPVDRVAFSPDGERLATASSSEKTARIWDNQGNQLAVLTGHQDSVLSVTFSWDGKRLATASSDNTAIIWDTKGNQLAVLRGHQDRVDSVAFSWDGERLATASSSEKTARIWDNQGNQLALLTGHQDRVSSVTFSRDGKWLATASEDKTVRIWDTKGNERAVLKGHQDRVDSVAFSPDGKRLATASEDKTVRIWDTKGNQIAVLTGHQDWVSSLAFSLDGQKLATASDDRTVRIWKVESLGELLRRGCDLLEDYFVRHPDAKEKLWVCQREKGTGNRE; translated from the coding sequence TTGGTACACTCTTCTCACTGCTCCCTACTCCCTACTCCCTGCTCCCTAAAACCCAGAAATTTGTACCTTACCGAATTGCAAACCGCTGTAATGACCAATCAACAATCAACAGTCTACAAAGTTGGGGGTAGTTTACCTCACGATCAACCCACTTATGTGACCCGACAAGCAGATCACGAGCTTTTTCAGGCATTGATGGCTGGGGAGTTTTGTTATGTGCTGAATTCCCGACAGATGGGTAAGTCCAGTTTGCGGGTACGAACCATGGAAAAGCTAACAAAGGCGGGAGTAGCTTGTGCCTCTATTGATGTTACAACGATTGGCAATCAATTAACGTCCCAGCAGTGGTATGGCAGTTTGATTAGAAGTCTTGCCAAGAGTTTGAAATTGAAGGAAAAAATCAAGGTAATCCCTTGGTTAAAAGAGCGTGATGTATTCTCGCCAGTGCAGTGGTTAGATGAGTTTATTGAGTCGGTTATCCTAAAAGAAATCAGTGAACCAATTGTTATTTTTCTGGATGAAATTGATAGTATTATTCAAGTTAAGTTTAAAGATGATTTCTTTGCCTTAATTAGGGCCTGTTACAATCAAAGAGCCGAAAATCCAGCCTACAATCGTCTAACCTTTTGTTTGCTGGGGGTGGCAACGCCATCAGAGTTAATTCAGGATAAACAGTGCACCCCGTTTAATATTGGTCGGGGTATTCAGTTGACTGGGTTTACCGTTGAGGAGGCCAAACCGCCTTTGCTTCCCGGTTTGGTAGGTAAGGTAGATAATCCTGAACAGATTTTAGGTGAGATAGTAAACTGGACGGGGGGACAACCGTTTCTGACCCAGCGGGTGTGTCGTTTGGTGGTGGAGACTTCGGAATCGGGAAATAGTCTTTCCGTAGCACAGATAGTGCGTACCCAGATCATAGAAAATTGGGAAACCCAGGATGAACCGGAGCATTTGAAGACTATACGCGATCGCATCCTCACAAATGAGCAACGGGCTGGTAGTAGGCTGTTGGGTTTGTATCAGCAAGTGTTGGATCACGGTAGTCTAGCTGCTGATGGGACTGAGGAACAGACGGAATTAAGGCTATCGGGGTTGGTGGTTGAGCGTCATGGCTGTTTGGAGGTTAACAACCGGATTTATGGGGAGGTTTTCGGACCTGATTGGGTCAAGAAAGAATTGGCCAGACTACGTCCCTACTCTGAGGCGTTTACCGCTTGGGTTGATTCTGGGTGTAAGGATGAATCTCGACTGTTGCGGGGGCAAGCATTAGAGCAGGCGGAACAATGGTCTAGGGGAAAAGCCTTAAGCGATTTGGATTCCCAGTTCTTAAGAGCTAGTCAGGTTTTAGACAAGGGAGAAGTGCAAAAGGCTTTGGCGGCTGAGAAAGAGGCTAGTAAAACATTAGCCAAGGCTCAAGGGAAAGCCAAGGGAACCATACGCAGAGGGGGAATTGTACTGGGTTTGTTTTTAATTGTTGCTATAGTGACTGGTATCAAGGCTAGACAAGAAATACAGCAAGCCAAATTAGCCACGCGACTAGAACAAAAAGGGCGTCGTATTTTAGGACAGTTACCGGATAATGTTTACGACGGCACCAGTACAAGAGAGGAAACGCTTTTGTATGAGGCAATGGAGACTGGGCAAGACCTATTTAATATCGTTAAAGATGGTCGCCCCCTCGATAAATATCCTGCTACTAGTCCTCTAAATGCCCTCCAGCAGAGTATTAGTAAATTCCGAGAACGGGCTGTTGTGCTCAGAGGGCATCAGGACAGGGTATCAAGTTTAGCCTTCAGCCCGGATGGAAAGAGGCTGGCCACTGCTTCAGATGACAACACGGCCAGAATTTGGGACAACCAGGGCAATCAAATCGCCGTGCTCACAGGGCATCAGGACAGGGTATCAAGTTTAGCCTTCAGCCCGGATGGACAGAGGCTGGCCACTGCTTCAGATGACAACACGGCCAGAATTTGGGACAACCAGGGCAATCAAATCGGCGTGGTCACCTGGCATCAGGACCCGGTAGATCGTGTAGCATTCAGCCCGGATGGAGAGAGGCTGGCCACTGCTTCTTCATCGGAGAAAACTGCCAGAATTTGGGACAACCAGGGCAATCAATTAGCCGTGCTCACAGGGCATCAGGACTCGGTATTAAGTGTAACCTTCAGCTGGGATGGAAAGAGGCTGGCCACGGCTTCATCCGACAACACCGCCATAATTTGGGACACAAAGGGCAATCAATTAGCCGTGCTCAGAGGGCATCAGGACAGGGTAGATAGTGTAGCCTTCAGCTGGGATGGAGAGAGGCTGGCCACTGCTTCTTCATCGGAGAAAACTGCCAGAATTTGGGACAACCAGGGCAATCAATTAGCCCTGCTCACAGGGCATCAGGACAGGGTATCAAGTGTAACCTTCAGCCGGGATGGAAAGTGGCTGGCCACGGCTTCAGAGGACAAAACTGTCAGAATTTGGGACACAAAGGGCAATGAAAGAGCCGTGCTCAAAGGGCATCAGGACAGGGTAGATAGTGTAGCCTTCAGCCCGGATGGAAAGAGGCTGGCCACTGCTTCAGAGGACAAAACTGTCAGAATTTGGGACACAAAGGGCAATCAAATCGCCGTGCTCACAGGGCATCAGGACTGGGTATCAAGTTTAGCCTTCAGCCTGGATGGACAAAAGCTGGCCACTGCTTCAGATGACCGCACTGTCAGAATTTGGAAGGTTGAAAGTTTAGGTGAGCTGCTGCGTCGGGGCTGTGACTTGCTGGAAGATTATTTTGTTAGGCATCCTGACGCTAAAGAGAAGTTATGGGTATGCCAAAGGGAAAAGGGAACAGGGAATAGGGAATAG
- a CDS encoding Rpn family recombination-promoting nuclease/putative transposase, translated as MVFPWRDKYIHLLTDFGFKRVFGTDSNKALLIDFLNTLLPAHHQIQDVTIKTPEFFGNTLVNRRAIFDSYCQSTTGERFMVEIQKADHNFFKDPSVYYGTFPIQEQAQLGNWDDQLTAVYTVGILDFIFNDHKDNPELLHVVELNNHHCELLYNKLTSIYIELPKFTKSLDQLETHFDKWLFLLKHLAEFKAPPESLPEDVFAQLFEVADIANFSPKEQALYYDSLKVYRDMYSVVETCIQEGFKQGRLEGLKQAAIEEGKLEAKQQVAKKMKAAGLPLKDIAQYTELSVDDINQLS; from the coding sequence ATGGTGTTCCCCTGGCGAGATAAATATATTCACCTGCTTACGGATTTCGGCTTTAAGCGGGTGTTTGGCACTGATTCCAACAAAGCACTGTTGATCGACTTCTTGAATACTCTGTTACCTGCCCACCATCAGATTCAGGATGTCACCATTAAGACTCCCGAGTTCTTTGGCAACACCTTAGTGAACAGAAGAGCCATTTTTGATAGTTATTGTCAGAGCACAACCGGTGAACGGTTCATGGTGGAAATCCAAAAAGCAGACCATAATTTTTTCAAAGATCCCAGTGTCTACTATGGCACGTTTCCCATCCAAGAACAGGCGCAACTGGGAAATTGGGATGATCAGCTAACCGCAGTCTACACCGTTGGTATTCTGGATTTTATTTTTAATGACCATAAGGACAATCCAGAACTGTTGCATGTAGTAGAGCTAAACAATCACCACTGTGAACTGTTATATAATAAGTTGACATCCATTTATATTGAACTACCGAAATTTACTAAATCGCTTGATCAATTAGAAACCCATTTTGACAAGTGGTTATTTTTATTGAAGCATCTCGCTGAATTTAAGGCTCCCCCTGAATCCTTGCCAGAAGATGTGTTTGCCCAGCTCTTTGAAGTGGCCGATATTGCCAATTTCTCACCAAAAGAGCAAGCCCTGTACTATGATAGCCTGAAGGTCTACCGGGATATGTACAGTGTTGTCGAAACCTGTATTCAGGAAGGTTTCAAACAAGGTAGACTTGAAGGTCTAAAACAAGCTGCTATAGAAGAAGGCAAACTTGAAGCAAAACAGCAGGTTGCTAAAAAGATGAAAGCAGCAGGGTTACCCCTGAAGGATATTGCTCAATATACGGAGTTGAGTGTGGATGACATTAATCAGTTGTCCTAA
- a CDS encoding nuclear transport factor 2 family protein, whose product METKPPLPPFTLESATAKVQAAEDAWNTRNPEKVALAYTIDSEWRNRAEFISGREEIIAFLKRKWAKELDYRLRKRLWSFMDNRISVCFEYEWHDDSGFWYRAYGNENWEFAENGLMKRREASINDVPIKESERKFLWERSVIS is encoded by the coding sequence ATGGAAACTAAACCACCCCTACCTCCTTTTACCTTAGAAAGTGCAACCGCTAAGGTCCAAGCTGCTGAAGATGCCTGGAATACCCGCAATCCCGAGAAAGTTGCTCTCGCTTATACCATTGATTCCGAATGGCGCAATCGTGCCGAATTTATTAGTGGTCGAGAGGAAATTATTGCGTTTCTGAAGCGCAAATGGGCAAAAGAATTAGATTATCGCCTGAGAAAACGACTTTGGAGTTTTATGGATAATCGCATCTCCGTTTGCTTTGAATATGAATGGCATGATGATTCTGGGTTTTGGTATCGAGCGTATGGTAATGAAAACTGGGAATTTGCTGAAAATGGTTTAATGAAGAGACGGGAAGCTAGTATTAATGATGTACCTATTAAAGAGTCTGAAAGAAAATTTTTGTGGGAACGGTCTGTAATTTCGTGA
- a CDS encoding GTP-binding protein, with the protein MVATNVNNAIPVTVLTGYLGAGKTTLLNHILTYEHGKKVAVIVNEFGEVGIDNKLVIDADEEIFEMNNGCICCTVRGDLIRIIGNLMRRRDKFDHLVIETTGLADPAPVIQTFFVDEEIQTQLDLDAVVTVVDAKHILEHWDSDEAQEQIAFANVILLNKIDLVEPQQLEELEQKIKAMNGLVKIYRTQNSEVEMDSVLGVRAFDLKQALDIDPDLLGEDAHEHDESVFSFAIVESGAVDFEKLNTWLTELLQTQGQNIFRMKGILNVMGEDNRFVFQGVHMIFDGRPDRPWKPEETRKNELVFIGRNLDENQFRQDFQACLV; encoded by the coding sequence ATGGTTGCAACTAATGTAAATAACGCTATTCCCGTCACGGTTTTAACTGGCTATTTAGGAGCCGGAAAAACTACCTTACTCAACCATATCTTGACCTACGAGCATGGTAAAAAAGTAGCCGTAATTGTTAATGAGTTTGGGGAAGTTGGTATTGATAATAAGTTAGTGATAGATGCCGATGAAGAAATCTTTGAAATGAATAACGGTTGTATTTGCTGTACCGTGCGAGGAGATTTAATTAGAATCATTGGTAACTTGATGCGGAGACGGGATAAGTTTGACCATTTAGTAATTGAAACCACTGGGCTTGCTGATCCTGCTCCCGTAATTCAAACGTTTTTTGTGGATGAAGAGATTCAAACCCAGTTAGACCTTGATGCCGTGGTAACGGTAGTTGATGCTAAGCATATTTTAGAGCACTGGGATAGTGATGAAGCCCAGGAACAAATTGCTTTTGCTAACGTGATTTTGCTCAATAAAATTGATTTAGTAGAACCTCAACAACTAGAGGAATTAGAGCAAAAAATCAAAGCCATGAATGGTTTAGTAAAAATTTATCGTACCCAAAACTCAGAAGTTGAGATGGATTCAGTGTTAGGGGTGCGGGCTTTTGACCTTAAACAAGCTCTAGACATTGACCCGGACTTATTAGGAGAAGATGCTCATGAACATGATGAATCAGTTTTTTCCTTTGCCATTGTAGAATCAGGAGCAGTAGATTTTGAAAAATTAAACACATGGCTAACGGAATTATTACAGACCCAAGGCCAAAATATTTTCAGAATGAAAGGTATCCTTAATGTGATGGGAGAAGATAATCGATTTGTCTTCCAGGGAGTACATATGATTTTTGATGGTCGTCCCGATCGTCCTTGGAAACCAGAAGAAACCAGAAAAAATGAGTTAGTCTTTATTGGTCGCAATCTTGATGAAAACCAATTTCGTCAAGATTTCCAAGCCTGTCTTGTTTAG
- a CDS encoding WD40 repeat domain-containing protein, whose translation MSTKSKTTNTLKQLDKRQLSEYIRALVWSNQGNYLAIVTAAGELALWQQGNLEILTPSHDYSLDCVGFSQDGNYLGTAGQQGKVRIWQLGVNSPNFKPITTLDQGNAWIDSLGWHPQKNLLAFAVNRQVKVWDVDQGQLMAELNFADSSVFNIAWHPQGKFLAASGHGSVKVWNIDNWSEPPEKLEVPGASLDCAWSSNDDYLASGNLDRTISLLHWGNPHPWLMQGFPGKVSKVVWSNTSDPVLAASCQDAVIVWQFNNEIKNWQNRVLQHDQAIQAITFAPNSSLLVSASNDGGIQLWSRAKKLTKIVSGKIKFSCLAWNPTGDYLAAGGQNGEVIIWQNSISSSSRGFG comes from the coding sequence GTGTCCACTAAATCCAAAACCACGAACACATTAAAACAGTTAGATAAACGGCAATTGTCTGAGTACATCAGAGCCTTAGTTTGGTCAAACCAAGGTAATTATCTAGCTATTGTTACTGCTGCAGGAGAACTGGCTTTATGGCAACAGGGTAATTTGGAAATTTTGACACCCAGTCATGACTATTCCCTAGACTGTGTGGGCTTTTCCCAAGATGGCAATTATCTAGGGACTGCTGGACAGCAAGGCAAGGTTAGGATCTGGCAATTGGGGGTCAATTCCCCCAACTTTAAGCCCATTACAACCCTGGATCAGGGCAACGCTTGGATTGACTCCCTCGGTTGGCATCCCCAAAAAAATCTATTAGCCTTTGCGGTCAATCGCCAGGTTAAGGTTTGGGATGTTGACCAAGGGCAACTAATGGCAGAGTTAAACTTTGCAGACTCATCAGTTTTCAATATAGCTTGGCATCCCCAGGGTAAATTCCTAGCTGCTAGTGGCCATGGTAGTGTTAAAGTCTGGAACATTGACAACTGGTCAGAGCCACCAGAAAAGCTTGAAGTTCCTGGAGCTAGTCTAGACTGTGCTTGGTCATCCAATGATGACTATCTTGCTTCAGGTAATCTAGACCGCACTATTTCCTTACTTCACTGGGGTAATCCTCACCCCTGGTTAATGCAGGGATTTCCCGGCAAAGTCAGTAAAGTTGTTTGGTCAAATACTTCTGATCCAGTTTTAGCTGCGTCTTGTCAAGATGCGGTAATTGTGTGGCAGTTTAACAACGAAATCAAGAACTGGCAAAATCGTGTGTTACAACATGACCAAGCCATACAAGCCATCACCTTTGCCCCCAATTCATCCCTACTAGTTTCCGCTAGTAATGATGGCGGTATTCAACTATGGTCAAGGGCTAAAAAGCTTACTAAAATAGTTAGCGGAAAAATAAAATTTTCTTGTTTAGCTTGGAACCCTACTGGAGACTATTTAGCTGCCGGAGGGCAAAATGGTGAAGTAATAATTTGGCAAAATTCTATTTCCAGTTCCAGTCGGGGATTTGGTTAA
- the cynS gene encoding cyanase, whose amino-acid sequence MAIAEITKQLLAAKKEKGLTFEDLEKVVGRDETWVASVIYRQASADMEEATKLVTALGLPESVAEELTVPPLKGSLDPQIPTDPLIYRFYEIMQVYGMPVKAVVHEKFGDGIMSAIDFSIEVEKVEDPKGDRVQIIMCGKFLPYKKW is encoded by the coding sequence ATGGCAATTGCAGAAATTACTAAACAGTTGTTAGCCGCAAAAAAAGAAAAAGGACTCACCTTTGAAGATTTGGAAAAAGTTGTAGGTAGGGATGAAACTTGGGTCGCTTCTGTAATCTATCGTCAAGCTAGCGCAGATATGGAGGAAGCCACCAAACTAGTCACCGCTTTGGGTTTACCAGAATCCGTAGCTGAAGAATTAACCGTGCCACCCCTCAAGGGTTCCCTAGACCCTCAAATTCCCACCGATCCTCTAATTTACCGCTTTTACGAAATTATGCAGGTGTATGGTATGCCTGTTAAAGCGGTGGTCCATGAGAAGTTTGGGGATGGGATTATGAGTGCTATTGATTTTTCCATAGAAGTAGAGAAAGTGGAAGACCCGAAAGGCGATCGCGTACAAATCATCATGTGTGGTAAATTCCTACCCTACAAAAAGTGGTAG